One part of the Glycine soja cultivar W05 chromosome 11, ASM419377v2, whole genome shotgun sequence genome encodes these proteins:
- the LOC114374302 gene encoding uncharacterized protein LOC114374302, whose amino-acid sequence MQDPRIPLSEEILNNKPRKKKNSTQKASLFLLQANGVKEDGQASLSLKSGQKGSKRHLMTEVSPPFQKQEGSNSDSLPDSSAAGNEYRALRRKYMLLEDESFALGKEVREVEDEVKTLEDEKIALLDQLVVMEGLVNPAEKHS is encoded by the coding sequence ATGCAAGATCCAAGGATTCCTTTGTCAGAGGAGATCTTGAATAATAAaccaaggaagaagaaaaactcaACCCAGAAGGcatctttatttcttttgcaAGCGAATGGTGTCAAGGAAGATGGACAGGCATCTCTGTCTTTAAAATCAGGACAGAAGGGTTCCAAGAGACACTTGATGACTGAAGTCTCACCACCTTTTCAGAAACAAGAAGGTTCCAATTCAGATTCGTTGCCTGACTCCTCTGCTGCTGGAAATGAGTACCGCGCATTGAGGAGGAAGTATATGCTGCTGGAGGATGAGAGCTTTGCATTAGGGAAAGAGGTTAGAGAGGTCGAAGATGAGGTAAAAACCCTTGAAGATGAAAAGATTGCACTGTTGGATCAGCTTGTTGTAATGGAAGGCCTTGTTAATCCAGCGGAGAAGCACTCATAG